The Triticum dicoccoides isolate Atlit2015 ecotype Zavitan chromosome 6A, WEW_v2.0, whole genome shotgun sequence genome has a window encoding:
- the LOC119314969 gene encoding probable nicotianamine synthase 4, which yields MDAQNKEVDALVQKITGLHAAIAKLPSLSPSPDVDALFTDLVTACVPPSPVDVTKLGPEAQAMREGLIRLCSEAEGKLEAHYSDMLAAFDNPLDHLGVFPYYSNYINLSKLEYELLARYVPGGIAPARVAFIGSGPLPFSSYVLAARHLPDAVFDNYDLCGAANDRASKLFRADKDVGARMSFHTADVADLTDELATYDVVFLAALVGMAAEDKAKVIAHLGAHMADGAALVVRSAHGARGFLYPIVDPQDIGRGGFEVLAVCHPDDDVVNSVIIAQKSSDMHANGLRNGRGGQCARGTVPVVSPPCRFGEMVADVSQKREEFANAEVAF from the coding sequence ATGGATGCCCAGAACAAGGAGGTCGATGCCCTGGTCCAGAAGATCACCGGCCTCCACGCCGCCATCGCCAAGCTGCCCTCGCTCAGCCCGTCCCCCGACGTCGACGCGCTCTTCACCGACCTGGTCACCGCGTGCGTCCCCCCGAGCCCCGTGGACGTGACCAAGCTCGGCCCGGAGGCACAGGCGATGCGGGAGGGCCTCATCCGCCTCTGCTCCGAGGCCGAGGGGAAGCTGGAGGCGCACTACTCCGACATGCTCGCCGCCTTCGACAACCCGCTCGACCACCTCGGCGTCTTCCCCTACTACAGCAACTACATCAACCTCAGCAAGCTGGAGTACGAGCTCCTGGCGCGCTACGTCCCCGGCGGCATCGCCCCGGCCCGTGTCGCCTTCATCGGCTCCGGCCCGCTGCCGTTCAGCTCGTACGTCCTCGCCGCACGCCACCTGCCCGACGCGGTGTTCGACAACTACGACCTGTGTGGCGCGGCCAACGACCGTGCGAGCAAGCTGTTCCGCGCCGACAAGGACGTGGGCGCACGCATGTCATTCCACACCGCCGACGTAGCGGACCTCACCGACGAGCTCGCCACGTACGACGTCGTCTTCCTGGCCGCGCTCGTGGGCATGGCTGCCGAGGACAAGGCCAAGGTGATCGCACACCTTGGCGCGCACATGGCGGACGGGGCGGCCCTCGTCGTGCGGAGCGCGCACGGGGCGCGTGGGTTCCTGTACCCGATCGTCGATCCCCAGGACATCGGCCGAGGCGGGTTCGAGGTGCTCGCCGTGTGTCACCCCGACGACGACGTGGTGAACTCTGTCATCATCGCGCAGAAGTCCAGCGACATGCATGCGAATGGACTTCGCAACGGGCGTGGTGGACAGTGCGCGCGGGGCACGGTGCCGGTGGTCAGCCCACCCTGCAGGTTCGGCGAGATGGTGGCGGACGTGAGCCAGAAGAGAGAGGAGTTTGCCAACGCGGAAGTGGCCTTCTAA